CGGGCGGTGGCGGCCAGGAGAGGCGCGCAGCCGCGGGGGCACTGGCGCCGGGGTCCGGCGGCTCCAAATTGACAGCGACGGGACCTGGGCTCTAGACTCTGAGCGTCTTAAGCGGCGCGCGTGCGCGCGACTTTCCCGGGAGCCGGCCGTCTCCGGAGTGTTGCCCAATCCCAGCCCGGTTGGTATTCGCGCATTGCAACAGTGTCGCTACAGCCGGGCGGCTCTGCTTTCTGAAAGTTGGCGCGAGCACCTCCGCACCACGTTTCTGGCACCCGCCAAAGCCAACTTGTGTGAGACTACTTACTCTAGGAGGGAAAACACGTAAAACAAGTGACTTACCCGTGCCTTCTGGGTGTGCAGCTCGAAACCTGGGGCGCTCCCGGAATTCAGTCGTGCATCCTGGACACCAGCCTGGAGACCTCAGGCTGTCTCCGGAGGGGCGCGAGGAGCGCCCCGCCGCCCAACAAGCCTTTGGCCACCCGGGCGCCCGCCAGCGCCTTGCGGGAGATTCGTGGAGCTCTTCCCAGCTCGCCCTGCGCCCCCGCCTCCAGGGCTAGCTAGCTGAGCCCGCTCTCTTCCCGCCTTCCTTCTAACctgccttttctccctcccttcctcccgccGCTCCTGCACCGACCCCAGACTCCCCAGTTTAGCGGTGGGCCACCAACCTGGGTCGAAGAAAACAAGGAGAATCTGGGGCGCGTCCTCCATTAGTGACGCCGGATGGGGATGGGTCCCCTTTTGGAAGGAGACTCCGGAGATGGGTCGCGGCGGGTGGGCTTCCTCGGCTTGCAGCGCCGGCGCCGCTGCTTCTCCTTTGGCTGCTCAGACTCCTCGGGGTCCCTCGGATCCTTGTCCTCGGGCTTCTCTCCTTGTCTGGGGCTCTCAGACTCTCGAGTGCTGGGCTGCGCGCGACTTGGGGAGGCGTCGGGGCTCTGCAACCTTAGGGCGTTGAGACGCTCAGTGAGAGACTGGTCGAAGGTGCGGCGCTTGGGCACCACGGGGCCGCGCTCGTCCTCGGGCTCGGTCTCGGGCTCAGTGGCGGGGGCGGTCTCAGGCTCGGTCTCGAAGTCGGTGTCCGACTCGATTTCAGACTCGGTCTCGGTCTCGGATTCGTAGTCGAACTCTTCCTCGTACTCCAGGCACTCGGGGAGGGAGAGCTCGAGGTCTGGCTCCTCGTGCTCGTGGTCGGATTCGGGGGGCTCGGGGAATACCTGGGCGGCGGAGCGGTGGTGGGCGTTAAGGAAGCTCCGGCGCTGGGCAGCCGCGCGCTGCTGGGCGCGGGCGCTGGAGGTGGCAAGGGCGCGAAGGAGCGCGATGGAGCAGGAGAGCCAGAGGAGTGCGGTGGCTGCCCGGCGGCCTAGGGGTGGGCACAGATCGTTGTAACTGTGGCGAGCTCGGCGCCCTTGCTGAGCTCGGGATCTGCGATCCATCCTCATGCACGCTCGGCGAATCCGACCCACCCTCTGGCTCTGCAGAGAGCAGCTCCGAAGAGCATCGGCTGCTAGAGCCGGAAAAGGTGCTCCTCGCGAGGTTAAGAAGCTGGGTCCGGAGGTCCCAGCCCCACCTCGGCGCGAGGAGAAAAAGGGAAGCACCTACCTTCTTGACCACTCAACTTTCTAAAGCTCCGCGCCTCTATTTGCCTCTCTGGGCAAAAAGAAGGGAtgggaaaaggggagaaaaagtcTATCTCCTCCGCAGGCTCCTCTCTCTAAGTCTTAGACCGCAGCCCAAGACTCGGGAGAGGTGCCTCCACTGGTCCTCTCGcctgggagaggaaagaggagactGAGGCGAAGACGAACGGGGCGGAGAGGTTCAGCAAAGTTGCGCGCCCGGACTTCTGCCGGGCATGTGCAGTAGGGAGGCGGGGGCGGCTCCGTGCGAGTTGCGCAGTGGCGCCGAGCCCGAGGCGTAGACCCTAACGGGCCGGCAGGTGGCAGGAGGGAACCTTGTTTGAAAGGATTTGGGCGATGGGAGCGGCTGGGGGCCTGGTGGGTGCCAAGGAGCGAGCGAGCAAGCTAGCTACAGGTCAGAGTGCTTGCGCAGCTAGGCATGAGTTCTCCATGGGGTCCGTACCGCTCCCCAGCTTCTCCAGGGTTATCGATAAGTTGAACAAAGCCCGAAGCAGCTAAAAACCAGACCGCAAAATTGCGGATATTCCGGAGGAATGAGCATCTGTACGTCAGTATTAACGGTGCGGTTCCGGGCATTTTCCAGGGGCTCCGTAGTCTGAGCATGGTAACCTCAGGCAGTCATTAATCATGAGATCGCCTTTGGCAGACCTGGCACAGTGACCGTAATCTGAGCAGTTTCCAATACCCCCAACCACCACTGCGGCCTCAAGAGACTAATTAGTTACCTAACAGGTAGATGAGTATCTTCCCTAAGAAGGACCCCCACAGACGGACGGGGGGATAGTTTACACGTCCCCAAGCCCGTTGGTGGGCCACCCTGAGCTCTAGCTGAGAACATGTGCCGAAAGTCTAATTAGCTGGAACCACGAGTTAATATCTGGCTGATATTCAGTAGGTGCAGCCAATTCTCTGCCCCTGGGGGGCGCTGCAGGGCGATCAGCTCTCAAGGAGACCGCTGGGTACCATTCAAAGCTCTTTTCATAAATAGGTTTTCAACAAAGTGAGTTCATTCGACAAATATTGAGTGCCTAGCACATGCCAAgctctgttctaggtgctgaagatagagtaggaagaagaaaaggaaagaacagaaaatcTTACGTTAAGGAAAGGGTACTTAGGATTAATCTGCTGTTACTCAGAGCATTAAACCACTCAGGACTCCCTCCTTACCCACCAACATTGTTTAACCCGGCGTGCATTCTAGTGAGAAAATTATTGGATCAACCAGAACATTAGGGCTCAGGGACAGCTAGACACCCTAGGTCATGTCGTTGAACCCCAAAGGAAACGAGTCCATTTCTTTCCCAGCCCTGGAAAATCAAATGAGCTCCATGTCCTCCTGGAGGGGGATCCCTGGAGTGGTCGTTGCTCAGGCAGGATGGTACTTCGGAAGCTCTGGGGTTCCAGCTGTAACCTGACTGCTGCTTCTGGGTTGTGCATGCCCTCCCCATTAAAATACGGAGCATCACTTTTGCCCTTGTGACAGGTCCACCGGTGGTATAACTCAGAGCAAAACCATCTTCCTAGAATCTGTGGAAGCAACAAGGCTTTACAGGTGGGACAGGTGGTTTTTCTTGTCTTTGAATCAACATGGGGGAAACCTGAAGAGTCCATGAGGTAATTCTGCCTTCCCTTCTGAGGTGGTCCACCAGGTGTCCCCTCCTGGCACTGCTTCCTGGGGCCCGAAGTGTCCTGCACCCACAGCTCTTCCTCAGTGTGGTGTGACTCACCCTTATCCCTCGCGTACCATGCCTGCCTTAGAGCTGCTGAGCCCAGAGTTAAGACCTTAGTGAGATCCTAGCGACTGTTTTGACTTGGGGAGGTTTTGTTTCTGCATCTTCTCTGGGGATGGTCTTGAATGCTCCTGCCCTGTCTTCTCGGCTGTGTCTATCTCGCATCTTGTTTTCATCAAGTTAGTTTGTAGCATTACAATACTGATCGGTCTAATAAAGTGGGGTTGATTGCAAACTTCGTAAAAGGACAGATGTCTGCATTCTCGTTGTGCTCTCCTCCTTACCACTTTGCAGAGCGACTGAAAGGGTTTTATTATCACAGGTGTCTGGATGGCTCCAGTCATCATATGGCTGGTATTAGGGCACACGGGACAGGGCCCTTTGGAGCTGCAGGTCTCAAATCCTGGTCTCTCAGCCCCAACCCGAGACATTTCCAAAGGTTCTGCTCACACTGACACACCCACTTGCTTTCTTCAATCAGCGCAGCCCTCCGGACAGTGAGTGGAACATAAAGACATCATTCGAGTGGTTCTCAGGGCACACTGGGAAAAAATCAGGAATATGTGGGTGCTGCTGAATGCCCTTTCAAATGGAGACAAATGCCAGCTGTCAGCAACGAGGTGGATTATGATTCTTTAGTGTACATAAGAAAGTACTTCGTTTTGCAAAAGGAGTGCTTTCTGCCTATAATGGAGCTGGCAGCCCGGAGCCGGTCCACTAATATAGATACACCAAGATCGCCTGCATTATTAAGAAGTGTGCATTACATAATACGTATTTTTGGACTAGATTCTGCATTACGAATGCACTTTCTTTGCAAGATGCATTTTAATCAGCAAATGAACATTTAACAAAGCACTGCATTTAGAGCCCCAGTCATGTATAGTTACAGATACATTTCTGGCGTGCATTCGACATGGACTCTGGGAGCAGGAGGACCTCGCTGAAATACTGTTCCATCTCGCATTTAGTGCCGAGGCTGAGCAAATGGCCCTGTGCAGAAAGCGCTCTTTAAAATGCATTACGTGCGTGACTTTCAAAGTGCTTGCTGCAG
The DNA window shown above is from Kogia breviceps isolate mKogBre1 chromosome 14, mKogBre1 haplotype 1, whole genome shotgun sequence and carries:
- the LOC131740374 gene encoding neuroendocrine secretory protein 55-like, with protein sequence MRMDRRSRAQQGRRARHSYNDLCPPLGRRAATALLWLSCSIALLRALATSSARAQQRAAAQRRSFLNAHHRSAAQVFPEPPESDHEHEEPDLELSLPECLEYEEEFDYESETETESEIESDTDFETEPETAPATEPETEPEDERGPVVPKRRTFDQSLTERLNALRLQSPDASPSRAQPSTRESESPRQGEKPEDKDPRDPEESEQPKEKQRRRRCKPRKPTRRDPSPESPSKRGPIPIRRH